TTAGATCCGGTGAGAAAAGGCGGCTTCCAAGCAAAGGATGCGGCAGTGTTGGCCACGTTTGGTTTTCATAAGCTAATAATGTATCCCTTCCTGTGTACTTCCTTTGTGTACCACATTGTAACTAAGCATCTATGTACCAGCAGTAAAGACTTGGGTGTCTGAATATTCTCACAATAGTTGTCTCCCTCTCGCCCTTTGCGCCATTGGCGCAACGAGTCATCTAGTAGAGTTAAAATCAAGAGGCACTGTAGCTCCTCAATACAAGGTGGACCTCTGTAGCCACGCAACAGTGCTACACTCAGCTCGGCTGAACATGCCACACGATCTGCAACTCGATTATGTAGTCCATGAATAACTAGCTCTTAGCATCTTATTAATTGATATCATCTAAAGTCCCAAACCACATAAATCAGTTCATCTAAACAAAGAAGCATGACTGACATTGTTTGACAAAACAAAAAGAACCACCTCACTGTAAAATGCTCAAATAAGCCGTGGACAAAAGAAGCTTTGCGAAAGGCTGCAGTTGGTTTCCCCTCACATCACCTACAAGAAGGCCATTATAAAGAGCCATCCCATCATGCATCCTCTGGCGCCAAAAACAGCAAAGTTGCACAAAGTGTCGCCTCATCATACCACCCACATAGCCCCTCCTATCTccgatcgatcgatcgctcagtgATCACTGGCCACGCTCTCACTCGGCCACTGCAGCTGCCACTCTCTCAAGCCAACCAAGGAAGCCACCACGCGCGTGAACCTGCGCACGCCCACCGCGAGAGTGAGAGATGCATCCGCTTCGCcgctctctcctcctcctctacGGGGCGGTCGCCGCCGGCGTCTTGCTGTTCTCGCCGGCCTACTGCGCTGCGTCGACATTGCCGGATCCGGCGCCGCTCGACCCGGCGGGCCTGTTCATGCCCTCGGCCACGCCGGCGCAGCCCGGCTCCGCCACGATCCCGGCGTTCCCGGAGCAGTCGGACGCCGTGTCGGGTGCCTCCTCCACGTGCCCGCTCGACCCCTTCCCGCGGCTCCTCCCGGCCGTGCTGTCCTCCTGCGACGCTGACGGCGCGCTGCCCTCGAGGTTGCGGTGCTGCCCCGCGCTGGCCGCGTGGCTGTTCGCCGCCTACGCGCCCACCGCGCTCGCGGCGAGGCCGGCGCGGCCGGCGTCGGCGGCGCCCGTGGACATGCCGGTGCCGCCGGACGACTCGGAGGCGTGCGCGGGCGCCGCTGACCGCGCGCTGCGGTCCGAGGGGGCGGCGCTGCCGCGCCCGCCGGGCGCCAACGGGACGTGCGACGTGGCCTTCTGCTACTGCGGGGTGAGGCTGAGGCGGCTCACGTGCGGGGCCCAGCCGACGGGTGCCGGACAGTGGGTCCCGGCGGACgcggcggcgaggaggctgaAGAGGGACTGCGCGCGGGCCGGCGTCCCCGGCTGCTCCAAGTGCCTCCGTGCTCTTTCCACGGTGAGATCAAATGTAGCAATGCCTGCAACAAGCCCCGTAAAAATAACCATTTTAATTGTCAATTACTGCTTCTGTCGGCAACATTTATCAATGGATTCACTAGTTAGCTCTCAGCTCGCAATCTTGATCTGTGAAATCTGCAAATGCACGCAGCGGCAGTGCTGAAGTGAAGCTTAGAGCACACTCCCTGAGAACTTGAGTAGTATTTCATCACATGCTATTGTGTACACAGACACGGCGGCCACTAGGCATGATTGCGGTACGGTCAGATAAGATTTTAGACAAGGCGTTAAATGGAAGCCATGGTACTCATTCATGGACACCAACTACACAATCTGGCCCCATCTTTGCTGGTCTAGGGTTCGGTGTGCGCGCCATTATTGGCCGCGAGTGGCACCGCACGAAATGATCAGATCTCAAGTCCGGGCCTGTCGCGTAGGGCGGGCCTGGAGAATGATTCGAGCAGAACATGCCTGCACTCCCTTTCCACTGCGTCTGGGCCCGAAAATTTCAATCGGTCGTCCTTTCAGCGCTAAGACGGAATCATTAGTTCTCTGGACAACGTAGGAGAGCAGAGTGAGCTCTTAAGCAAGCAATGCACATCTTGCATTTCACGTGTGCAAGAAAGTTACACGACGACTGATGAGAGTACGTCTTGAATGTTGCAGATAAAGGCTGGATCCGGCGGCGGCGTAACGGCGGTGGCCGCGTCGGGGAAGCTGCAGGCGGCCGCGTCGAGCGAGCGGGACTGCCAGCTCATGGGCCTCATGTGGCTGCTGCAGCGCAACGCCACGCGGTACGGCGCGGCGGCCACGGCCGTGATCCGGGCGCTGATGGCCGCGGACGAGGCGTCCGCCGTGGGCGTCGCGGCGGTGGCGGGGCCGGCCGCCTGCTCGCTCCCCGTGGACGACATGCCGTTCGCGGCCGAGTACGGAAGGCTCAGCGGGGCCGGCGGCCGGCCACCTGCCCTCCGCCGCCTCCACCTGGTTCTGCTCGCCGTATTCAGCGTGGCCTGCTCGCTGTAGCACCGCGCGCTCGTGATCGAGTTTTAATTTGTTATACGGTTGTCCACTTGTATGACACGGTGCGTTACGTGTGAGATAGTGGTGCACGGCAGATTCCATGGTTCATTAATACTATGAACTCTGAACACTTTTGCAGTGATCGCGATTCAGCTGATTAGGAGCAAGAATCGGACCAGGTTGTCCAAAACTCAGAAAGAAAATGGCGTCGCGCAATGAAAATGCATTTCTATAGCTCGATTTGGGACCAACCAAACATGTTGTGCTCTCCTTAGTCCTTACCCCTTTCTTTAGAACAGCCCTTCTTGGCATTTCATTCATTACTCGGCGGCATCAAATCAGATCGTACAGGGTCAACAACAAAAAAAGGAATCACTCAATCTGTTTCTTTTTTATCTGCATATAAAATTTGTCTAAAGTCGAACTTTATAAAATTTGACAAATTTTATAAGAAAAAATATCAACATTAATAATACGAAATCAATTTCAATAGATACATCATAAAATAATTGTTCATGTGTTATAGATGTGGATATTTTTAAGATAAAATTGGTCAAACCTTGCTTAATTTGACTTCAAATGAGTTTGATATGCGGAGTAAAAAAACGAAGGGAGTACATCACAACAGTTTTAGCCGTTCCCTTATAATTTAAATTTTAGAGCATCTCTAACTGATCCCCTATAATTTAGAGGAGGATACGGCTGAATATCTTTTAGAGCAGCATAAGTGACGTTTCTAATTGATCCCCAATAATTAATTCTCTAATTTTTCTTTGTCAAATCTTGTTCTAGTGTACAAACTACATTTCAACTACATATTTACACACATATTAAATCCAAGCATGATAATTAACGTACAATTCACGAATATTATGAATTCAAAATTTATAAACTGAATTATTCAAATTCAAACACACGAAAGGGTTCAAATGAAGTAAAGATCATGATAAAATCACAACTGTGAAGTGTTATGGAGATGCCAGGGATGCTCAACGAGATCATGTTGGTGTTGGGTATGAACCTCTCGGTTCTCTTGTTACCTTTCGGGCGCGTGATTGTCGTTTGTCTTGACAAATGTGGCCCATGGAGGGGTAGTAACCCATCGTGTACTCACGGCCATTCACAACATGGTTGCAAGGATGAGCATCTTCGGCAACAAGCCTAGCGAACGACGACGACGGGATCAATGCGGCGACGATGGAGATGGAGCTCGATTCCAACGATGGTAGCGGCCGGCTCATAGTGGGGCGACATGGGTGGTAGAGGCAATGGGGTGTCAGACGAGGAGCTAGGTAATCAATGGAAGCAATGCCGACGACGACATTGTGTGGGGTGAGGACGGCAAGGGCGCAGGGAAGAGGAACAACTTTTACTTTGCGGGTGGGTGCCTCGGTATATTTAAAGGGGGTGGCCGAGAAGGATACATTTTCCTCCACCAACGGCGATAGGGGTTTGGCTGGGTATCGGTTAGAGGAGGTCAACTTATGGATAGTGTGGCTCGGATATATTCAAATCATGGTTGGATGCTAATGATGCGATTAAAATCAAGTCTACTCGTATAGGGACCTCATCAATACAGAATAGTTTCATAGAAAACATAATTGGAAGATTAAGATCCCAATTACAATTAAGTTTGTACATTAAGGGGAGGTGATTCTTACTAAGGATAATCTGACAAAAAGAAACTAGCAAGGTTGTAAAAAATGTTGTTTTTGTTATCAGAATGAAACAATGCAACATCCTTTTATCTCATATCCATCCGCTGCCTTGATACGGCGCACGGTTCGTGTAGCGTACAACCTGACAGTGCCAACAAGTATTGCAAATTTGTTTAAAAATTGGTTGGTTGGTATTCACCCCAAAGCTTAGGGGACAGATCCACGTGAGAGTTTACGTCTTACTATGGATAAGTTTGGAATTACTGAAATGACTATGTTTCCAAGAGATCACACTATCCAAAAGGTTATTCACATGGTCACGCGTCGATCGTACGCGGTCATTACTTCAGCAT
The sequence above is a segment of the Aegilops tauschii subsp. strangulata cultivar AL8/78 chromosome 6, Aet v6.0, whole genome shotgun sequence genome. Coding sequences within it:
- the LOC109732245 gene encoding uncharacterized GPI-anchored protein At4g28100 is translated as MHPLRRSLLLLYGAVAAGVLLFSPAYCAASTLPDPAPLDPAGLFMPSATPAQPGSATIPAFPEQSDAVSGASSTCPLDPFPRLLPAVLSSCDADGALPSRLRCCPALAAWLFAAYAPTALAARPARPASAAPVDMPVPPDDSEACAGAADRALRSEGAALPRPPGANGTCDVAFCYCGVRLRRLTCGAQPTGAGQWVPADAAARRLKRDCARAGVPGCSKCLRALSTIKAGSGGGVTAVAASGKLQAAASSERDCQLMGLMWLLQRNATRYGAAATAVIRALMAADEASAVGVAAVAGPAACSLPVDDMPFAAEYGRLSGAGGRPPALRRLHLVLLAVFSVACSL